Proteins from a single region of Verrucosispora sp. NA02020:
- a CDS encoding SCO4848 family membrane protein, whose translation MVVSRGWAVFLAGVGVWTWVIWPRFAVAIWNDERSWSSGTVGDWPATGFLWVHALLIGASLAIGTTVGLLGVRAWRMSRRGTR comes from the coding sequence ATGGTGGTGTCGCGTGGCTGGGCCGTGTTCCTCGCCGGTGTGGGCGTCTGGACCTGGGTGATCTGGCCGAGGTTCGCGGTGGCGATCTGGAACGACGAGCGGTCCTGGTCCAGCGGCACGGTCGGTGACTGGCCGGCGACCGGCTTCCTCTGGGTGCACGCGCTGCTGATCGGTGCGTCGCTGGCGATCGGCACGACAGTGGGACTGCTCGGCGTACGCGCCTGGCGGATGTCCCGCCGGGGTACCCGCTGA
- a CDS encoding DUF6406 domain-containing protein, giving the protein MRSFTEITSIPNNVPVDIGHARLAVRWVDVGPPVRAEVVVMPHWAEESTHHEVRLGETFPVGDETWRFADLDMASEDQWEVTVRRVDANEVMDPPTGRLWKPSRLRPYGQVDEAQLQSVESALGLRLPADYRDWLRRNNGAQPEVPHHVPGVPFALTPERPLFGVHPDYPLFDLVQAQRRHRDPWLSPAWLVIANPSGGLLVVSTQSGDSIVYFVHETDLVGPPGPPASVARERKLRGVARSMGYLLGRLTPVEVDHLPPVQMVPPSTFTDPRDHQDGQP; this is encoded by the coding sequence TTGCGCTCCTTCACGGAGATCACCTCCATACCGAACAACGTCCCAGTCGACATCGGGCACGCCCGACTAGCGGTGCGATGGGTCGACGTGGGGCCGCCGGTGCGCGCCGAGGTGGTGGTCATGCCGCACTGGGCCGAGGAGTCCACGCATCACGAGGTGCGGCTGGGCGAGACGTTCCCGGTGGGTGACGAGACCTGGCGGTTCGCCGACCTGGACATGGCCAGCGAGGACCAGTGGGAGGTCACGGTTCGCCGGGTGGACGCGAACGAGGTGATGGATCCACCCACCGGGCGCCTGTGGAAACCCTCTCGGCTGCGACCCTACGGCCAGGTCGACGAGGCACAGCTCCAATCGGTCGAGTCCGCACTAGGGCTCCGCCTGCCCGCGGATTACCGCGATTGGTTGCGCCGCAACAACGGCGCGCAGCCCGAGGTGCCACACCACGTACCCGGAGTGCCGTTCGCCCTGACGCCGGAACGCCCGCTGTTCGGTGTGCACCCCGACTATCCGCTCTTCGATCTGGTGCAGGCCCAGCGCCGACACCGCGACCCGTGGCTGTCGCCGGCCTGGCTGGTGATCGCGAACCCCTCCGGCGGCCTGCTGGTCGTCTCGACGCAGTCGGGCGACTCGATCGTGTACTTCGTTCACGAAACGGACCTGGTCGGCCCGCCCGGTCCACCTGCTTCCGTCGCCCGGGAGAGGAAGCTACGCGGAGTGGCCAGGTCCATGGGCTATCTCCTCGGCCGGCTCACTCCCGTGGAGGTCGACCATCTTCCGCCGGTGCAGATGGTGCCGCCCAGCACCTTCACCGATCCCCGCGACCACCAGGACGGGCAGCCATGA